A section of the Phaseolus vulgaris cultivar G19833 chromosome 8, P. vulgaris v2.0, whole genome shotgun sequence genome encodes:
- the LOC137824860 gene encoding uncharacterized protein, with translation MAMDWFISLPEGHITSFAQLSRLFREQYLANRAPAPVSYDLFDVKQFQGETLKEYISRFGAQVVKVGTTDEPMIVYAFRKGVRPGSFGKSLNCRLPKTFAEVRRRALEHIASEGEAYEKCIPAAPARPRAQIRTQPARVHEAATERRNPDRKRTYEARRAPSRTRAEGRREGRRPLRHNFVVELKDVIVVPNIADRLRPPAKSDKILGPYKESWCEFHKAFGHHINNCLALGYQLDELVKSGFLKDYLVGSPTTAATTVQEEGQAHEMPVHGEVHTISGEFSGGGPTASQRKKYVRLVNSVAEEFPDDPLESDLVFTRADLRDVVLHDNDPVVISVVTAGRKVHRVLVD, from the coding sequence atggctatggattggttcatcagccttccagagggccacatcacgtctttcgccCAGCTCTCGCGGCtgttcagagaacagtatttggCCAACAGAGCCCCAGCCCCAGTTTCGTACGATCTTTTCGACGTGAAACAATTCCAAGGCGAGaccctgaaggaatacataagccgctttggagcacaagtggtgaaGGTGGGTACTACCGATGAACCCATGATTGTATACGCATTCAGGAAGGGAGTGCGACCCGGGTCTTTTGGTAAGTCGCTTAACTGCAGGCTTCCCAAGACCTTTGCTGAAGTAAGGCGACGAGCGTTAGAGCACATTGCCTCAGAGGGAGAGGCATACGAGAAGTGCATACCTGCTGCACCTGCACGACCAAGGGCGCAGATACGCACACAACCTGCTAGGGTCCACGAAGCTGCCACGGAAAGAAGGAACCCAGACAGAAAGCGCACCTACGAGGCGAGGAGGGCCCCGTCAAGGACCCGAGctgaaggaaggagagaggggAGGAGACCGCtgaggcacaactttgtggtggagctcaAAGACgtcatcgttgtgcccaacatagcagacaggttgaggccaccagcGAAGTCCGATAAAATTCTGGGTCCCTACAAGGAGTCATGGTGTGAATTCCACAAAGCTTTTGGACATCATATCAAcaactgtttggcgctgggctaccagttggatgagcttgtgaagagTGGTTTCCTAAAGGATTACCTCGTAGGATCCCCTACAACGGCAGCCACGACAGTACAAGAGGAGGGCCAGGCACACGAGATGCCAGTCCATGGAGAGGTTCACACCATTTCTGGTGAATTTTCTGGTGGGGggcccactgcctctcaacgaAAAAAGTATGTGAGGTTAGTAAATTCAGTGGCAGAAGAATTTCCAGACGACCCTTTGGAATCAGACCTTGtattcacaagggctgacctaCGGGATGTCGTCctgcacgacaatgaccccgtggtcatttcagtagttacagcaggaagaaaggtacaTAGGGTTCTCGTTGACTAG